The genomic window ATGATGGTACTGGTGGTTTGGGTTCTGAGACTGTCCGTAATACAACTATCGACCGTGTATATACTGGTTACTTGAAACTGGAGAAACTCTCCAGAATCTTAGATGCAAATGGACAGCCAGTAGCAGGTGCTGATGGTCAACTTAGTGATACTGCCAAGAGTCCTGTACCGGGAAATATTATTGAATACGTGATTCAGTACAGTAATATTTCTGAGCCACAGTCTGGAAACAATAACATCATTTTGAACGCCAGCAATGTGGTGATTAATGAAAATGGTGTGACATCTCCTAATAACTGGGCATTAGATAACGATAGTAATGGTCAGATTGATACCAGTAATATTATTGGTTCAGCAACTGATCCTAATGGTAATATCCAGTTCTTTAACGGTAATCCAGCTACTACCTCTGGTAGTGACCAGACTGGGACAACCTTAACTACCGATGTGACTAGATATGTAAATAATGTGACTGGTCAGGTAGCACCGGGTCAGCTAAGAACATTTACCTTCCGTCGTAAGGTTAACTAAAGGTTTGCAAGGTTCGTAGTAAGTATTTTAGTGCTGAGGAATTAAGGACTAAAGTCCTTACTACAAACATGGGAATTATATATCTAAGAGTTTTTGAGGCGACTTGAATGAAGGGTGTTTTAATTGCAGGTATGGGAGCATTTGCTCTAATTGCTACTGTACCATTTATCGGGAATTTACCGGGGGTCACTTCTTGGTCATCTAGCAGTGTGGTGGCGCAAAATGTTCAAAAGCAACCACAATTGCAACTGCGTTTAGCAGCAGAAAAGCAAGTTGTGACTAAAGACCAACAAGGGAAGCAAAAGATTGCATGGAAAGCATTACAAGGTAAAGCTGTAGTGCAACCAGGGGATATATTACGTTATACCTTGAGTGGGGAAAATAAGAGCGATCGCCCCATTAAAAATCTTACTCTCAATCAACCCATTCCTAAAGGGATGTTGTATGTGTTGAAGTCTGCCAATATGACTAATAAAGATGCCAAAATTACCTACAGCATCGATGGCGGACGTAATTTTGTAGACAATCCCACAATTAAAGTTACCCTTCCTAGTGGCAAAGTCGAAACTAAACCAGCACCTGCAACTGCTTATACTCACATCCGCTTAAAACTTCCCTCTGTAGCAGCAAAAACTACAGTTCAGGCGACCTATCAAACTCAGGTACGCTAACTGACTACTTTTGTACTGTTTTTGGGCAACATTTACCTATTAGCAAGTTAGTAGTAAGGACTTTAGTCCTTAATTTTTCAGCACTAAAGTCCTTACTACAAGCCTTAATTCTTTGGTCTGACAATAATTGTCACTTTTAAATAAATGCCTTTATTCATAAATATCAGGATGCTTCTGAGGAGATAAGTCAGTGAATCTTCCTCATAACAGGAAAAAAAATAATTTTGGTAGTAACAGGTATCAACAGTTAACAGCAACAATTCTCCTTAGCAGTTTGTTGCAGACTAGCGTCTTTATACCAGCTACTGCACAAGATGCTCGTGTGGTCAATCTCACAAATCAAGCTACTTATACTTATCAAGATACTGCTAGCAATAATCGATATCAAGGACTTACTAGTCAGCTTAGTTTAAATCCTGAGCCTTTAGTTGACCCATTAGGACGAATTTTAGGTTGTGGAGGTCAGATTTTACCAGATTATACAGGTTTTTCGGTGAGTGTATATGAAACTAATCCTAATGATCCAACTGGGACAGAACTGGGGCAATTAGTTGATTTAACACGCACAGAATTACCTGATATTCCTAATAATAATATTCCTGGTGGTAAAGCACCAAATATAGAAAATAGTAACCCTTATTTCATTACCAATAATCCGGCTGGTGTTTATAATTTCTTATTTGACCCCAATAAAGGTCAAACTGATCCAGGAAGAACTTACATTCTTGTAGTTAATCCGCCAGCTAATTCTATTTATCAGCAACGACGGATCAAGATTGAAATTCTTAATAGTACAGGCGCAATTAATAACAGTATTGTACGTTATCTTGCCACTTCTTTAGATGGTCAACCAATTAGTCTTACAGGTGATACCAGAGTAGAAGACACAGTGGTTTTAGTGGCAAATGCGGAAGTGGAGGGACTGGATTTACTAGCTTTTAACTTCACTACGAATATGTGTCAAGCCAACCAGATGCAGATCATCAAAACAGGCGATCGCGCTGCGGCTGAACCAGGCGATACTGTAATCTATCGTCTATCAGTCCGTAACCTATCTGATGCGGCTTTAAGTAATGTAGTTGTCACCGATAACTTACCTTTAGGATTTAACTTTTTACCGAAAGCTGTCCGGGGAGAAATAGATGGTCAATCAGTCGCCATCACCTCTACACGTAACGGTAGTACAGTCACCTTCAGCACAGATGTGAATATCCCCGTCGGGAAAGTGCTAAATATTGCCTACGCAGCGCAATTAACAACCGATTCTCTGCGGGGGACTGGGAAGAATAGCGCGATCGCTAATGCTCTACGTGCTGATAATCAGTTTAGTATTAAAGATGGCCCAGCTACCCATCAATTAAGAATTCGTCCCGGTATAGTTTCTGACTGCGGCACAATTATCGGTCGGGTGTTTGTAGACAAAAATTTCGATGGGGAACAACAACCAGGAGAACCAGGCGTTCCCAACGCGGTGATTTTCTTACAAGACGGCAACCGCATTACTACTGACCCCAATGGTTTGTTTTCCGTAGCTAACGCCTTACCTGGAAGTCACGCCGGCGTATTAGACCTCACCAGTGTTCCCGGTTACAAACTCGCACCCAACAAAAAATTCCGTGAACGTAATAGCCAATCTCGCCTAGTGCGTTTAGAACCAGGTGGCTTGGTAAGAATGAATTTCGCCATCACTCCTATCTCAGAGGAGGTAGTTAAGCCATGAAACCTGTAACTAATTTCAATTTAAGGTTAATGGGAGTGATGGTAGGGGCTTTTAGCTGTGTTTTGTATCCGGCTATAGCTCATGGTGAAACTGCTGAGACGAATAATCACGCAGAATTTTTACCAGAATTAGAAAACCCCTCGCCCCCAACAGAACAAGAACCTTTAAATATTCCCCCTTCCCTAGTAGGGAAGGGGGTTAGGGGGTTAGGTCAAACAACCACTCAATTAAAAAAGCAAGTTTCCCCAGAAGCAGAAACGGAAAATTTTCAGATTTCTGAAAACGCCATCCCACCATTTCAACCCTCAGATGAAATTGAAGTACCATTAGCTTTAAGCAAACTCACCGCACCCATCCCAGAAAAACTTCAACAAATCCCCACATTCCAACCAGCTACCGAAACCCACTTACCAAGAGGCTTAAGTAAGTTAATAGCAGCAGAACCAATCCCCAATCCCCAATCCCCAGTCCCCAGTCCCCAATCCCCAATCCCCAGTCCCCAGTCCCTAATCACAATCCTCACCCCCATAACTGACAGCATTGTAGATGTTCCAGCAACTACAGTAACGGTACAGTTTCCTGTTGGTAGTCAGGTGGAACTGCGGGTAAATGGTGTATTAGTTGATGCTTCGTTAATAGGAAAAACAGCAACCGATGGGGATACTAACTTAGTAACGCAGACATGGTATGGAGTCTCTCTGAAAGACGGTGAAAATACTCTTTCTGCTCAAATCATCGGAAGTACAGAAACACCTGTTACAGCTAGAGTAGTAGTTAGGGGAACAGCCAGCAAATTAACCATAGAAACCATTGAGTCTCGTATCCCGGCTGATGGACGTTCAATAGCTACCATTAAAGGTCAACTCCTAGATATAAATGGTAATCGATCTAATCAAGATGCGATCGCTACTTTAATCCCCACGGCTGGCGAGTTAGTAGGAACAGACTTGAAACCAGAACAACCAGGGTTTCAGGTAGAGGTGAAGAAAGGAGAATTTACAGCTCAATTGCGTTCTGATCTCAAAGCCCAAACTGTGAGAATTAGAGCCGTAACTAATAATTTAGAAGCTTTTACCCAACTGCAATTTGAAACGGCGTTGCGTCCCAGTCTGGTAACTGGGGTGATAGATTTGCGTTTAGGTGCGAGGGGAACAAACTATTACGGTAGCTTCCGTGATTTTCTCCCTCCCGATAAAGATAACAGCACCCAATTAGATTTTCAGTCAGCTATCTTTGCTACGGGTACTTTTGGCGAATGGTTATTTACGGGTGCATACAACAGTTCTCGTAGTTTGAACGAAGATTGTAACTGTGATAATCGCCTGTTTAGGGGTTATCAATTTAGCGAACAAAACTATCCCGTTTACGGTGACAGTTCCACAGTTGATGCTGTGACACCTTCCATTGATAGCCTATATCTACGTTTTGAGCGTTCCTCTCGTATCCCTGGAGCTGCCCCTGATTATGCCATGTGGGGTGACTACAATACAGAAGAGTTTGCCCGTTCTTCGCAGCAGTTTACAGCAGTAACGCGACAACTCCACGGTTTCAAAGCCAACTACAATTTAGGGAATCTGCAAATTACAGGTTTCTATGGCAATAATTTAGAGGCTTTTCAACGGGATACAATTCCTCCTGATGGGACTAGCGGTTATTATTTCCTGTCCCGTCGGCTATTAGTTCCTGGGAGTGAAAATGTCTTCATTGAGTTAGAAGAATTAAATCGCCCCGGTACAGTATTGCAACGGGAACAACTAAACAGGGGAAGAGACTACGAAATAGATTACGATCGCGGTACTCTCATTTTCCGTGAACCAATTCTGCGGACAGATATTGACGAAACGGGACAAGTTCTCGTGCGGCGGATTGTTGTTAGCTATCAATATGACGGTGACAACTCTGACAGCAACATCTATGCAGCTCGTTTGCAATACAACTTTTCCCGCACCCTCAATCAAGAAAGTTGGCTAGGTGCTACCTACCTCAGAGAAAATCAAGGATTACGGGGTTTTGAACTCTATGGCGCAGATGCCATGATCTCTTTAGGTTCTCAAGGTAAGTTAACCGCAGAATATGCCCATTCCACCAATGATTCTGACATTATGGGACTGGTAAGCGGTGAAGCTTACCGTCTAGAAGCCCAGGGAGAGATTTTTAAAGGTTTACAAGGTCGCGCCTATTATCGCCACGCCGATACAGGTTTTGCGAATAACGCCACCATTAGCTTTGTTCCTGGTCAAACTCGCTATGGCGGACAGTTAACAGGGAGAGTTACTAAAACTACAAATATTCGGGTGCAGTACGACCATGAAGATAACTTTGGGATTGCACCCCAACCATTAGATACATTTGAAGAATTATTTTCACCACGTTCAGAAGCCATCCCCGGTAGTAAAGTTGATAATTCCCTCACAACAATTTCGGCGGGGATACAACAACGCCTAGGTAAAGCTAGTATAGACGTTGATTGGATTCACCGCGATCGCCAAGACCGGATTTCGACTAACGCCTTAAATGGCTCATCAGACCAATTGCGTAGTCGTTTCACCTATCCTCTAGCCAATAACCTGACTTTCCAAGCCCAAAATGAACTTACCTTATCTTCCCAAAAAGATACAGTCTACCCAGACCGCACTATTTTAGGGTTGAATTGGGCTGTTGTATCTGGTATCAATGTTAGTCTCGCCCAACAGTTTTACAGTGGTGGTCAGTTAGCAGGAAATTCCATCACCAGCTTAAGTGTCAACGGCGAACATAAACTTGGTACAGATACAACCTTAACTGGTCGTTACTCCATTATCGGTGGGGCTAATGAAATTACTACCCAAGGTGCTTTAGGGATTAAGAATCACTGGATGATTGCTTCTGGGTTGCGGTTGAATCTGGCTTACGAACACGTCTTTGGTAACTTCTTCAACCGCACCGCCGCAGGTCAACAATTTCCCCAACCATTTGCACCTGGACAAAGTGCTTCCGCTATTGGATTTAATGGCGGTGATAGTTACAGTGTTGGCTTGGAATATTCGGATAATCCTGAGTTTCAAGCCAGTGTGCGTTATGAACATCGCACTTCCTCCGGCGGTTCTAATACCGTGATTTCCGCCGCAGCTTTAGGTAAAATATCCCCTGCGCTGACAGGTTTAGTCCGCTATCAACAAGCTAACTCAGCCAATCAAAAACTTTCGGGACTGGGTGATACAGTGAATTTGAAATTGGGTTTAGCTTACCGCGACCCCGCCAACGATAAATTTAACGCCTTGTTGCGTTATGAATATCGCCAAAACCCTGCAACTATTCCCGACACCATCCTGTTAGGTAGTGGTACAGGTTCACAAGATCATACCTTTGCCGTAGAAGCAATTTATGCACCTAATTGGCAATGGGAATTTTATGGTAAGTATGCGTTGCGTAATAGCACTTCTTATTTAGCTAATGATTTAGCGGGTACGAGTACGGTAAATCTCGGACAATTACGGGCTACCTATCGCCTCGGCTATAGTTGGGATTTAGTCGGTGAGGCGCGTGTGATTGGTCAACCTAACTATACTGAGACGGGCTTTGTGGTGGAAGCCGGTTATTATTTGAGTCCTAACCTGCGTCTAGGTGCTGGTTATGCTTTTGGTAAAGTTGATGACCGGGATTTTTCAGGAACGCGATCGGCGGGGGGGCTGTATTTGGGTGTGACGCTCAAACTTAACGAATTATTTGATGGCTTTGGATTACAGAAACCTGTAGCAGCACCCCAAAAACAATAGAGGTATAAAAAGCACAAGAATCTCTACTCTGGGTTATAACCAATAGCAATTAACAATTAAAAACTATAAAATTATGAATCGTAGTCCAACTAATCAGAAAACACCCAAAAAAATCCCAAATATCAAATCTTTTACTACAGGTGCGGCTCTTTTTGTAGGTATCTTAGCTATTGGTATCGAACCCGTCCAAGCCGAAGGAAGCCGCAATTTATATCCAGCCTCTTCCCCTGGGACTGCATATCGAGCTAATTTAGAATGGCGAACAGAGACTACAGGTAACTTAATTAAAAGAAGAACATTATTAAAAGTTTATGCAAAGAAAGACGAATATATTCTTGTTGGTTCTACAGCTGTAGGGGTTGATAATGGTGATATTTATATCTATAATCCTGGCTTAGTAACTGGTTCAATAGGTAGCGAAACTGTCCCTAGTACACCTAGTTTTCTATGTACTAGTCAAACTGGTAGGGGAAAAATTACTAGTAGAACTCAGGAATTAGCGGGACCACAAGATATTAATGGTACAGGCAATCTGGGAGGATATACACCTTGTTACTATCAAGCACCCTCGGAAGGGATTTATGATGTAGTTATTCTTGGTCCACGGGGGTTTAATGGTAGCGGAGATGGTGGTGGAAACAGCTTACCTGCGGATATCGCATTGACTGATGCTAATAACTTTAACAGTAATCAGCGTACTAGTGTGGCAGCTTGGGATGTAACTGTTCGCAGTAGTACCAGTTCAACCACAGATTTAAACGGACGTTTATTTTCTTATTATTTAGCATTATTTACAGCAGATAATGGCAGACCAGTCTATTCAACTGTTTATCCTGTCACCACAGACGGTTATAGATATAGAACAGAAATTAGAGGTTTAGACCCCAATGGTTTTGTTCTTTATGGTAACGAAGCTGGTTTTTTTGATAGTGATGGTATCTCCACTCTATACCGTAACGTTGTTGGTACTAACGGTAACGTATCTAACATCCAAGGTGGTGCATCCTTAGCACGTCCGCAATTTCCCACATTTTTTAATCTGCTTGATCCTAATGCTTTAGCTTTTATTAATCGTTATGACCGCTTTGGGACTTTCCAGGGTGTGGGTATTAATTCTACCCCAGTTCCTCCCATTGTAGGTAGTGCTAGTTTTGTAGGTAATTTATCTGGTAACAACAGTAAAGTCGGTAATGGTGGTACTTTTAGCTTCAATAGCACTGTTACAGGGTCATACGAAATTGTCATCAAAGGTAGTGGTAGCGCAGATTTTGACCCGAAAAACCCCATAAACAGAGTTATTAGGGGTTATATGAACTCATCTGGTACACAAACTACCACTTGGGATGGTAGAGATAATGCTGGTAATTTCTTTCCTGTGGGGACAAATTATCAATTCGCTATCAGAATCAATGCTGGGGAATATCACTTTCCGGTATTAGATGCAGAAAATAATTTCTACGGTGGACCAACAGTCACTTTACTTAATCCTCCTGCTTCATACCCTGCTGACTTACCTGGTTTTGGTCTCACCACAGGTTTTTATGATGACCGTGTATATAGAACTAAAAATGGTACTATCGTCCATACAGGGGCAACACAAGCTGATATTGATAATAATAATCCTCTTTGCGGTGTGGGCGCACCCACTATTACATTCAGTAATCAAATTACAGGATTTGACACTAGCACCAATCAGCGCGCCTTTGGGCAAAGTGGTAACTTAGGTAACGCCAATACTGTATGTAATGGCTCGTTTGGGGACACCAAAGGTTTAGATCAATGGACATTCTTTCCCAGTGTTGCGGCTAATAATTTTCTCAATATTGTTAGTCCTGATTTAACAATTAGTAAAACCCATACACCAACTGATTTTGTTAAGGGTGGTACAGGTACTTATGTAATCACAGTTCCTAACTCTGGGGGTGACGCTACTAATGGTACTCAAGTGACAGTAACAGATACTCTACCCACTGGCATTATTCCCACAGCCGCTTCAGGTACAGGATGGAATTGTATAATTTCAGGACAAACCGTAACTTGCACTCGCAGCGATGTTTTAGCCGCAGGTAGTAGTTATCCTAATATCAGCATTAATGTGTCTATTGATGCCGATATTACGGCTACTACTGTGACAAATACTGCAACTGTATCTGGTGGTGGTGATGGCGATAATACTAATAATACTAGCCCCCCTGATGTTGCTAATATTATTTCTTCAAGTTCAACCTCTAATCTCATTCTAGTCAAACGTATTACTCGGATTAACAACCAAGATTACGATAATACTATCAATGGACGTAGTGATGTCAGTCCCGATGA from Nostoc sp. UHCC 0870 includes these protein-coding regions:
- a CDS encoding TonB-dependent receptor; translation: MKPVTNFNLRLMGVMVGAFSCVLYPAIAHGETAETNNHAEFLPELENPSPPTEQEPLNIPPSLVGKGVRGLGQTTTQLKKQVSPEAETENFQISENAIPPFQPSDEIEVPLALSKLTAPIPEKLQQIPTFQPATETHLPRGLSKLIAAEPIPNPQSPVPSPQSPIPSPQSLITILTPITDSIVDVPATTVTVQFPVGSQVELRVNGVLVDASLIGKTATDGDTNLVTQTWYGVSLKDGENTLSAQIIGSTETPVTARVVVRGTASKLTIETIESRIPADGRSIATIKGQLLDINGNRSNQDAIATLIPTAGELVGTDLKPEQPGFQVEVKKGEFTAQLRSDLKAQTVRIRAVTNNLEAFTQLQFETALRPSLVTGVIDLRLGARGTNYYGSFRDFLPPDKDNSTQLDFQSAIFATGTFGEWLFTGAYNSSRSLNEDCNCDNRLFRGYQFSEQNYPVYGDSSTVDAVTPSIDSLYLRFERSSRIPGAAPDYAMWGDYNTEEFARSSQQFTAVTRQLHGFKANYNLGNLQITGFYGNNLEAFQRDTIPPDGTSGYYFLSRRLLVPGSENVFIELEELNRPGTVLQREQLNRGRDYEIDYDRGTLIFREPILRTDIDETGQVLVRRIVVSYQYDGDNSDSNIYAARLQYNFSRTLNQESWLGATYLRENQGLRGFELYGADAMISLGSQGKLTAEYAHSTNDSDIMGLVSGEAYRLEAQGEIFKGLQGRAYYRHADTGFANNATISFVPGQTRYGGQLTGRVTKTTNIRVQYDHEDNFGIAPQPLDTFEELFSPRSEAIPGSKVDNSLTTISAGIQQRLGKASIDVDWIHRDRQDRISTNALNGSSDQLRSRFTYPLANNLTFQAQNELTLSSQKDTVYPDRTILGLNWAVVSGINVSLAQQFYSGGQLAGNSITSLSVNGEHKLGTDTTLTGRYSIIGGANEITTQGALGIKNHWMIASGLRLNLAYEHVFGNFFNRTAAGQQFPQPFAPGQSASAIGFNGGDSYSVGLEYSDNPEFQASVRYEHRTSSGGSNTVISAAALGKISPALTGLVRYQQANSANQKLSGLGDTVNLKLGLAYRDPANDKFNALLRYEYRQNPATIPDTILLGSGTGSQDHTFAVEAIYAPNWQWEFYGKYALRNSTSYLANDLAGTSTVNLGQLRATYRLGYSWDLVGEARVIGQPNYTETGFVVEAGYYLSPNLRLGAGYAFGKVDDRDFSGTRSAGGLYLGVTLKLNELFDGFGLQKPVAAPQKQ
- a CDS encoding DUF11 domain-containing protein; the protein is MNRSPTNQKTPKKIPNIKSFTTGAALFVGILAIGIEPVQAEGSRNLYPASSPGTAYRANLEWRTETTGNLIKRRTLLKVYAKKDEYILVGSTAVGVDNGDIYIYNPGLVTGSIGSETVPSTPSFLCTSQTGRGKITSRTQELAGPQDINGTGNLGGYTPCYYQAPSEGIYDVVILGPRGFNGSGDGGGNSLPADIALTDANNFNSNQRTSVAAWDVTVRSSTSSTTDLNGRLFSYYLALFTADNGRPVYSTVYPVTTDGYRYRTEIRGLDPNGFVLYGNEAGFFDSDGISTLYRNVVGTNGNVSNIQGGASLARPQFPTFFNLLDPNALAFINRYDRFGTFQGVGINSTPVPPIVGSASFVGNLSGNNSKVGNGGTFSFNSTVTGSYEIVIKGSGSADFDPKNPINRVIRGYMNSSGTQTTTWDGRDNAGNFFPVGTNYQFAIRINAGEYHFPVLDAENNFYGGPTVTLLNPPASYPADLPGFGLTTGFYDDRVYRTKNGTIVHTGATQADIDNNNPLCGVGAPTITFSNQITGFDTSTNQRAFGQSGNLGNANTVCNGSFGDTKGLDQWTFFPSVAANNFLNIVSPDLTISKTHTPTDFVKGGTGTYVITVPNSGGDATNGTQVTVTDTLPTGIIPTAASGTGWNCIISGQTVTCTRSDVLAAGSSYPNISINVSIDADITATTVTNTATVSGGGDGDNTNNTSPPDVANIISSSSTSNLILVKRITRINNQDYDNTINGRSDVSPDDDQYVATPRDIDDDDAKWPNGYLQGLIHTDIVKPGDELEYTIYFLSNGENNAVNVKLCDLVPSNVTFLPAAFNNQTPNDSGLAGADQGIAMAVGSTEPTVYFSNVADSDRGTFYPANDPNTPNFCSSSNTNGAIVVEITRTLILPVLPFATGSGTPPESYGFVRFRAKVK